CAAAGCATCCATCACCATCAGCATCTAATTCCAAACTATCGTCAATTCCATTACCGTTCGAATCACCAGGTTCATCGCTGTTTAGAATACCGTCATTATCGGCGTCTAAATCTGCAGAATCTGGAATACCATCACCGTCTGTATCCTGATCAATTACAAAGCTGTAATCTTCAACCTCCCCACCAGTTGCAAATCCTCCTGTAGATGAAGCCGTTAGATCATTGTCGCTTGTTAGTCTGAATCTTGCGTAGGTCTGTCCGGACTGCATATCTGCTCCTAAACCTAATATATCCCAATTAAGGGTATATATCGCCTGACCTGTGTTAGCCCCAATTGGGATCGTACTATATTCATCCGCATCGAATAATCCGTTAACATCAAAATCTATCCATGCATGAACATAAACAGAAGCATTTGAATTATTCGCTACTTCAATGTCAATATCAACATTGGTTGAAGAAGTGATAATCCCGTCAAATTCAGCTGGATCTACACCATCTTCATCATCCAAATTATCTAGATCATCACCATCCGCATCTAGACTTGGGAGTCCTGTACTTTCCGAATCCTTGGAATTCCCTAACACATATTGATCTCTACCTGAATCATATAAATGAACTGCTCCTCCAGAAGTAAGTAGCGTACCATAACTATCGGGGGCGTCACCCAAATCAAAACCCTGAGGTGGTTCTATATCCCAGCCCTTACTTACCAGACTAATATAGGCCGCTATTCCGTTCTTTGTGATTACACCTCCTGATGAATTTCGGAGTGAAAGAGTCCCGTTAAAATTTCCAAAACCATCCAGCGTGTTCAAAATATTGTCAATAGATGCACTTGTTAATGGTGCATTGGTCAGATCGATTTCTATGAGATTGGGTGAATTGGAAATGTCAAGAGAGGTAATTGATATGTCCCTAGCTGATAAAATTTCTAGATTCGAATTATTACTGATGTCAAGCGATACCAGATTCAAATTTGCATCTATATCGAGCCTTTCAAGATCTGTGTTTTGACTCAAGTCTAATGAAATTAGTTGATTCCTCTGAAGATCCAATTCAACCAAATCTCCGTTTTGAGATAAGTCTATAGATGTCAGTAAGTTATCAGCCAAAAACAATCTTCTGAGCCTATTTAAATCTGACACATCTATAGATACAATTTGTTGTCCCCATCCAGCATCAGCCGTTAATTCATTAATCGAATTAAAAACTCCGGGAGTGTCATTTGTCTGTACGGTAATATTGCCGTTTGCAATATTAGAACCAAAATTAAAAACAGGAGTATTGTTATTATTAATTACTTGATTTACAGCCCCCGAAGCCGTCCAATCCATCAATTGAATCGGATTACTAACATTAACTTCCCAATCTCCTAATACAAGAGGATTCGGGTTTCCAGAGGAAGTAGTTTCAATTATTAGTGAACTTTGCGAATGAACTAATGACATCGAAAGCATGAACAAACTAGTAATCAAATGTCTTTTAAATGATCTGATCTTTAAATTACCGAATTTGAAATTAAAGTAATCTCTTTTCATATGATTAATTTTATAAGAATGAAACATTACAATGAAATGCTTCATTATTTTTTATTGAGCCTTTTATACGTTAAAAACTCACTTTGCCTTGGAGCAAAGTGAGTTGATAATCAGCATAAAATCAAGCTTTTAATTCTATAAGATTCGTTTTTATTTTTGAATAATTTTCCCACATTCTAAACCGTATAAGCAAATATATAAAAATTTGTTACATATCACTTTTAGCACATTCTTTTTTCTTAAGCAAATGTTAACAAGGTTTTAAACATTATTCCTGGGGAGATGGCACCAGTTCAAAGCCGCTTTCATTGGCGATTTTAAACTCGGTTCTACGGTTCAACTGATGTGCTTCACTAGAGCACTTCACACCATTGGCACATTCATTTACCAATTGAGTTTCACCATAACCTTGGTACGTAATTCTTGAGGCGTCTATTCCTTTAGAAACTATATAATCAACCGTAGCTTTCGCGCGTTTTTCAGATAGCTTCATGTTGTATTTATCTTTACCTCTGGAGTCTGTATGAGAACCTGCCTCAATCAGCAACTCCGGATATTCATTCATAACCTGAACCACCTTATCTAACTCTTTGGCTGCGTCAGGGCGAATGTCGTATTTATCAAAATCAAAGTAAATCGTATTGATATTTACTTTGTTTGAAACAAACTGAGCAGGAAGGTTCAAATTAACCACATAAGCCTCCTGATCGATATCATTTAAGGTTCTGATACTTCTTTCTGCATTCAAAAATCCTTTATTTGTTGCAAACACTGTATAAGGTTTGTCGCACAATGTAGAGTCAAAAGTGTAGGATCCATCAGGGCCCGCAGTTACAGTTTCTATAACTTCACCACTTTCATTTCTAAGTTCTATAGTAGCTCCTGCAACAATTTCTCCGCTCGCCTCAGATCTGACATTCACAGTGATGTCCTGACCACAATAAATATGTAAACCGGGATCAGCCAAAAACGAGTAGATATCATCATCTCCTTTTCCTTCATCCCTGTTTGAGGAGAAGAAACCTCTGTCTTTATCATCGTCAATAATAAAAGCGAAATCATCCTCAATACTATTCACGGGCTCTTCCAGATTCAAAGGCATGGAAACCGTTCTGTCAAAAATTTTGCTTGCAAAAACATCCAGCTTTCCATATCCAGGGTGGGTGTCAGAAGAAAAATAGAGAATATTGTCTTTTCCTATATAAGGAAACATTTCACGACCTTCTGTATTGATCCTTGGCCCAAGATTTCTCGGTTCACTAAATGATCCGTCTTCGTTGATATCAACAACATAAATATCGGTTTGACCATATCCTCCGGGCATATCTGAAACGAAGTATAACTTGTTGTCTTCATGATTCAAAGCAGGGTGCCCTATAGAATATTCAACATGGTTAAAAGGAATCTTTTCCTTTTCTGTCCATTTTCCATCAACACTTAACGAAGCTCTGAACAATTGTAGGTTATTAACCCCTGAAGAATCCGTCAGGTATTTTTTCTCATAGAAATTATTAGCCGTATAGTAAATCGTTTTTAAGTCTTTTGAAACAGCCACTCCAGCTTCGTGATATTTGGTGTTCACATCGCCGGGCATTCTCTTTTTTTGAATAACTTGTCTGTCGTCAGTAATCAATCCTGTGTAAAGGTCCAAAAACTGTTGTCCGTTTTCCTTCCAGGTTTTTTTAACGATCATGGTATTCGTTGTAGGAGCCGCAAAAATAACTTTCTCTTTTCCAAGAAAGGCGGTTCCAAAATCAGATTCCTTGGTGTTTATATCCAGGTTCTTTACAGTATACAAACCTGGTGTAGTCTGTGCAGTGATTAAAAAACCACTGAACATTAAACACAATAAAGCAATTACATTCTTCATATCGGGGAATTTTGGGTAAATTTAATTAAATATTTAACATCTAAAAGAATCTTGGTGATTTTAAGTTCTTTTTGGTGAAATCTATATCATAGAGAAGGATGATTTCATGGGATCCTCCTGTATTTGCATTTGAAAATTCAGAAATTGTATAATCATAAGCGTACCCAATCCTAAAGGCTCTGGTTACTCCAAAATTGAATAGTATGCTCACGGCATCCTGATACCTGTAACTAGCCCCAAGTTCAAACCGGTCATACATAAGGAAGTTTGCATTAATATCAAAAGAAACCGGAGCACCGGTTACACCCTTCACCAAAACAGAAGGTTTGAATTTTAACGTGCTCGATAAATCAAATACATAACCCGTTGTTAAAAAATAATGAACCTCTTCAGAAGCTTTTGTATTGACGTTATCCTTATCAAGATGCTCAGATTTCATAATATTGGGAACTGAAAATCCAGCATACCATTTGTCGTTGTAATAGTAAACTCCTGCTCCTATGTTTGGAAAAGCATCATTTATATTTTCGTCAAACAATGGATCGTCACCGGTTGCTGTCTGAGGAAGAACAACATCCAATAGATTAACATTAAGAAGTGTTACACCTCCTTTTAATCCAAAGGCTAACCTTCCTTCATCCGATGTTGTCAGTGTATAAGAAAAATCGGCGTAAATATTTTGTTCTTTGGCCGGACCAATTTCATCAGCAATTACTGAAAGACCCATTCCAACCTTTTTCCCTACCGGGGCATGAGCATCAAAAGTCATGGTCTTTGGAGCACCGTTTACATTGGTCCATTGACTTCTTCCCAACAGACCAAGGCTCAAGGTACCTCTGGAACCCGCATACGCCGGATTCACAATATTCATATTGTACATGTACTGCGTATACTGAGGGTCTTGTTGCCCATAAAAGTCTGTTATCCAAAGTAACAGTCCCAGTACGATATATAATTTAAGATTTCTCATTCCGAAATTTTATTTTTTTGACAGGCAGATTTTTCACTGCCCGTCTTGTTTGTATCCTTTTTTATTTATTCAAGTACACCCAACCTGTGATTGGTGCTCTTTCATCTCTGTTGAATTTGATCAGGTAGAAGTATGTCCCTGCAGGCAATACGTCATCTCCCAGGTTTAAATTACCTGTCGATCTACCATCCCACCACTCTGGTGACAATGCTCCTCCACGTTTATACTCATAAACTTTGTTTCCTTGCCTGTTGAACACCTGCATTTCAAAGTCCATATAAGTTGATAAGGCCGGGATGACCAACAAGTCATTCTTGCCATCACCGTTAGGTGAGAAACCACTTGGAACAATATCACAAGGTGTTACATCCAGATAATTCGGGGTCAGGTCTTCGTCACAATCATCATTCGTTGGATCACCATCTTCATTATCATCTTCCTCGATTGTGTCAATACCATCATTGTCATCATCAATGTCCCTGAAATCAACATCATCTTCACCATCTGTATTAGGTAACTCCAAAAGAGGGTCAATTATTTCATCGTTTGGAATAAATCCGTCATTATTATCAGATCCTTCAAAGGCGTCATCCAGTCCATCATTGTCCGTATCGTTTCCAGATAAGGCGATATCGGCGACTCCGTCATGATTGAAATCATGTGCTTCGATTTCATCAGGTACGTTGTCATTATCTGAATCCGTATCTAAATAATCTTCATCACTGTCGGTATCTGTATTGACAGGTGTCAATCCGTTAACACTTCCAGAAGACCCTTCGTACGCGTCATCGACACCATTATTATTGGCATCTGTAAGGCCTGGCAATACATAGCCAACTGTACTTTGCGCCTCGATGTTATCAGGAATACCATCATCATCTGCATCCAGATCCAAATAATTAGCGAACCCATCTCCATCTTCATCTCTTGTTCCTTCAACAACAGTAAGGATTCCATCATTATCATCATCCATATCCAAATAGTTTCTGATCATATCTCCATCCGTGTCATCATTTGTTGGATCATTATCTCCATTGCGATCTTCATCAATGGTTGCAATTCCGTCATTGTCATCATCTTCGTCCCTGAAATCAGGTGATGCATCTCCATCAGCATCCGGAAGTATCGATAGATTAACAATTTCATCATTTGGCACAAAACCATCATTTACATCAGCTCCTTCAAATCCGTCGTCCAGTCCATCTTCATCAGCATCTGAACCGATAAGGAACGCATCAGGCAGACTATCGTGATCTGCATCATGACCTTCGAGACTATCAGGTACATTGTCATTATCAGAATCTGTATCGATATAATCCGGAGTTGAATCCCCGTCATTATTGAATACACTTAATCCTTCTCCAGCACCAGCTGCACTTTCATAGACATCATCCAGTCCATTCTTATCTGTATCTATTCCTGATGGCGCAATATAACCTACTGCTTCTTGAGCCTCAATATTATCAGGCAGTCCATCGTTGTCAGCGTCTAGGTCCAGACTATCAATATAGCCGTCGCTATCCGAGTCATTATCTCCTTCGACCGTGTCAAGAATACCATCATTGTCATCATCGATATCATAAATATCTCCAACCATATCTCCATCGGTATCCACCAATACCTCGATGTTTACCGTAGCTGTAGACCTGTCTCCGTTAGTGCTTCCAATAAGACCCTGACCATCTTCAATAGTATAGGTAAAGGAGTCAAATCCGATAAAATCTTCATTTGGCGTATACATGATGTAGTCATCTGTTGGATCCGTCGGCGTACCGTTGTCATTAACACTTGCAACGCCATTTGCAGGCTGACCGGCCAATACAACAGGAACTGTTCCAGGTCCGTCACCACCAAAATCATCAGCCCCATTTCCATTGTCGATCAAAACCATGATCGGATTATTGGTCGTATTTTCAACTATGATAACATCATCATCAATTGCAGTCGGTAAGAAATTGATTACCATATCATCAAGGATACTTTCATCATCATCTTCAATACCATCAGCATAATCATCTGTATCAAAACTCACGGAAGGCTCACTATCAAAGTCAATCACATCAGAAGCAGTAATCTCCGCCTGGTTAACATAAGTTCCTGTTGTCAGTACTTCCGCACTAAACTCAAGAACTATTTGATCTCCACTTGCAACAGATAGCCCATTCCATGAAATCGTAGATCCGGCAAGGCTGCTTCCAGCTGTTACTAGTGTAATATTTCCGAATCCGTCGGGAACGATATCTTCCACAGCAATATCTGTTGCGTTACTTGGACCATCATTAGTTACAGTGATGGCAAAAGTCACGATATCACCCGTTGTTGGATTCATGTCATTTACAGTTTTCACCAAGCTTAAATCAGCTACCGGAATTGGGTTCGTCGTAATCTCGAAATAATCGTCCTCTGTTCTAACTCCGTTATTCGGTGTTGAGTTCGGATCAAAATTATCTGAAGCAGTTACTTCAGCGGCATTTGTATAGTTTCCAGTTGCATTAACACTAGCTGTAATATTTATCACAGAGGTGTTACCATTGGTTATGTCTCCAACTGTCCATATTCCTGTTGCGTCAACATACGCACCCGAATCATCACTTACATAAGTATACCCACCTGGCAGTAAATCAGTCACCTGAATTCCTGTGGCATCACTTGGACCGTTATTGGTGATCTCAATAGTGAACACTACCTCTCCACCAACATATGGAGTTGCATTATCTACTGTCATGTTCATTGATAGATCTGAAACAGGTTGGGGTGTTGTACTCACTGAATCCTGATCGTCTTCTGATGCAATTCCGTTAGCCGGAGTTGAATCCGGGTCAAAATTATCAGAAGCGATAACCTCGGCAGCATTCTCATATTCACCGGTTACATTGACCGTTGCTGTTATGTTCAATTCTATGCTATTACCTGAAAGAATATCTCCGGCTATCCATAATCCTGAAACTGAATCATAGTTTCCTGCAGCATCATCACTCACATAGGTATAACCGTTAGGTAATAGGTTTGAAACCTGAATTCCAGTTACATCGCTTGGGCCATTGTTTGAAACTGTTATCGTGAATACGACATCACTTCCTACATAAGGTGATCCATTATTAACATCTATAGCTAATTCAATATCGGATACTGCCACAGGAGTAATCGAAATACTCGCCTGATCATCTTCATTAATGTCACCGTTATTAGGTGTTGAATCAGGATCAAGATTGTCTGACGCTATCACTTCTGCCACGTTCTCGAAATCTCCACTGGCATTCACACTTGCAGTGATATTGATCGTGGCCATTTCAGAACCTGCAATTGGATCAACTGTCCATACACCAGTATTTGAGTTGTAATTTCCTGCAGCGTCATCGCTAACATATATATAACCGCTTGGTAAAAGATCAGAAACTATAACACCTGTTGCATCACTTGGGCCGTTATTTGTAATATCTATAGTAAAGATTATATCTTCTCCTACTAATGGTACTGCATTATCAACCGTAATATTCAACTCAATATCAGAAATTGGATTCGGCACCGCAGTTACACTTGCATAATCATCTTCTGTAGGAACACCATTATTTGGGGTTGAATTCGGATCATTATTATCGGAAGCAGTTACTTCACCAATATTTGTATAATCACCACTTACATTTACAGTTGCTGTGATTTTCATAGTAGCTGAACTACCATTGCCCAACTGAGCAATCGTCCAAACACCTGAAGTTGAATTATAATTACCTGAAGCATCATCACTAACAAATGTGTAACCAGATGGTAACAGATCTGTTACTTCCACTCCAGCAGCATCACTTGGTCCATTATTGTTTACAGTCAATGTAAACACTACTGTGTCTCCAACATTTGGCGTATCATTATCAATCTCCATTGTCAAACTTATATCGGATGAAGCCTCTGGTGTAAGTGAAATACTATCCTGATCATCTTCATTGATGTCATTGTTATTCACAGTTGAATCAGGATCAAGGTTATCAGCTGCAGTAACTTCTGCAACGTTGGTATAGTCTCCGGATACATTTACAGTTGCTGTGATATTGATCAATGCTGAAGCTCCGTTGGTGATTCCTCCGATCGTCCATAATCCGCTTACTTCATCATAAGTTCCGGCATCATCACTTACATAAGTATAACCGTTTGGCAATAGATCCGTAACCTGAACTCCTGTTACATCGCTGGGGCCATCATTTTGAACTTCAATGGTCAATATTACGTCAGAACCTACTGTTGGACTTGGGTTATTTACTGATACATTTAAGCTCAAGTCAGAAACAATTATCGGTGTGATAGCCGTGTCTTCCTCAGGAATTGCAACTTCCGCAGACGTGACCGAAATTGTATTCACAAGATCAATCGCATTTTGGAAGTCAACCAAACTGGTTGTATAACTAACCGTATACGTCCATGTTTCTCCTATATCGAGTACTCCAGGAGTTCCGGCATCTCCTGTTGGACCTACCAATGTTCCTAAAGTACCATCCGGCTGAGTATTCACAATGTTAATTCCGGTTACATCCAGAGTTCCGGTATTAGTAAATTCAATTGTATATCCAAGAGTCTGCCCAATTGCATTTACTGAAGCAGGACCACTGTCCTGAGTAATGCTTACGGTATAATCAGCAACACAATTTGGTGCAGTAAGCACAACTGGAGTGCCATAAGCCGTTGAACATCCCGTGATATTATCTCTTACAACTATTTCATATGTATCAGCATCAAGGTTATTGAAAGTATTAGAAGCCTGGAAGTTCACTCCATTATCAATACTATATTCAAGATTTGATCCTGTTGCTGTAATCGAAATACTACCATTATCCAAATCTGGACAAGCGATTAATGTTGGATCGGTTGGATCCACGGTGTCAATTATTGGTGCATCTAAATCTTCTGTGACGATCACAATATCTGTTGCTGTACATCCATTGTCAGTATCAGTTACAGTCAGTGTGTAAGTTCCTGTTGCACTCACTTCAGGACTTGATGTGCCTGCTCCACTTTCTATTACTCCGTCTACAGTTGTCCATGCATATATGAGCACTCCCTGACCAGAAGACCCTGATCCATCTAATGTAATAGTTGTAATGGCGCAAGTCAATTCTGTTGCACTTCCAGCCTCTGCAACTGGTGCTGTTATATCCTGAGTGATCTCAACATCGGCTGAAGTCACTTCACATCCATTATCACTATCTGTTACAACAACACTGTACGTACCTATCGCACTTACATCAATGCTTGCCGTGGTCTCACCTGTACTCCACAGGTAACTCGCTGTTCCCTGAACCGTCGGAGTCGCGGAGATCGTAATCGTAGTTACATCACAGGTAAGTTCCGTAGCTGTTGGTGTTACCGTTACTGTAGGTGCTGTTATATCCTGAGTGATCTCAACATCGGCTGAAGTCACTTCACATCCATTATCACTGTCTGTTACAACAACACTGTACGTACCTATCGCACTTACATCAATGCTCGCCGTGGTAGCACCTGTACTCCACAGGTAACTCGCCGTTCCCTGAACCGTCGGAGTCGCGGAGATCGTAATCGTAGTTAAGTCACAGGTAAGTTCTGTAGCTGTTGGTGTTACCGTTACCGTTGGTGCTGTTATATCCTGGGTGATCTCTACTGTATCTGTAGCAACACATCCCGTTGATGGGTTGGTAACTGTTAAGGTATAAATACCCGGTGCATCTACCGTAGGACTTAAAGTGGTCTCTGCTGTAATCGTTCCAGGCCCTGTCCATAGGTATTCTAACCCTGTAGTAGTTCCTGATCCGTCTAAAGTAACGGTCGTTACATCACAGGTAAGCTCCGCTGTTAATCCAGCTTCTGCCGTTGGTATATTCGTATCCTGAGTAATCTCAACATCTAATGATGTTACCTCACATCCATTATCACTATCCGTTACAACAACACTATACGTTCCTGCTGTAGTTACATCAATACTCGCAGTGGTAGCACCTGTGCTCCACAGGTAACTCGCCGTTCCCTGAACCGTAGCTACTGCTGCTATATTGATACTCGTATCTGAACACGTAAGCTCCGTAGCATCCGGTGTTACAGTTACCGTTGGCGCTGTTATATCCTGAGTGATCTCAACATCTGATGATGTTACCTCACATCCATTATCACTATCTGTTACAACCACGCTGTACGTACCTATCGCACTTACATCAATGCTTGCCGTGGTCTCACCTGTACTCCACAGGTAACTCGCTGTTCCCTGAACCGTCGGAGTCGCGGAGATCGTAATCGTAGTTACATCACAGGTAAGTTCCGTAGCTGTTGGTGTTACAGTTACCGTTGGTGCTGTTATATCCTGAGTGATCTCAACATCTGATGATGTTACCTCACATCCATTATCACTGTCTGTTACAACAACACTATACGTACCTATCGCACTTACATCAATGCTTGCCGTGGTCTCACCTGTACTCCACAGGTAACTCGCCGTTCCCTGAACCGTCGGAGTCGCGGAGATCGTAATCGTAGTTACGTCACAGGTAAGTTCCGTAGCTGTTGGTGTTACAGTTACTGTTGGTGCTGTTATATCCTGAGTGATCTCAACATCGGCTGAAGTCACTTCACATCCATTATCACTGTCTGTTACAACAACACTGTACGTACCTATCGCACTTACATCAATGCTCGCCGTGGTAGCACCTGTACTCCACAGGTAACTCGCCGTTCCCTGAACCGTCGGAGTCGCGGAGATCGTAATCGTAGTTACATCACAGGTAAGTTCTGTAGCTGTTGGTGTTACAGTTACCGTTGGTGGTGTTATATCCTGAGTGATCTCAACATCGGCTGAAGTCACTTCACATCCATTATCACTATCTGTTACAACAACACTGTACGTACCTATCGCACTTACATCAATGCTTGCCGTGGTCTCACCTGTACTCCACAGGTAACTCGCTGTTCCCTGAACCGTCGGAGTCGCGGAGATCGTAATCGTAGTTACATCACAGGTAAGTTCCGTAGCTGTTGGTGTTACCGTTACTGTAGGTGCTGTTATATCCTGAGTGATCTCAACATCGGCTGAAGTCACTTCACATCCATTATCACTGTCTGTTACAACAACACTGTACGTACCTATCGCACTTACATCAATGCTCGCCGTGGTCTCACCTGTACTCCACAGGTAACTCGCCGTTCCCTGAACCGTCG
This DNA window, taken from Lutimonas zeaxanthinifaciens, encodes the following:
- a CDS encoding PorP/SprF family type IX secretion system membrane protein; protein product: MRNLKLYIVLGLLLWITDFYGQQDPQYTQYMYNMNIVNPAYAGSRGTLSLGLLGRSQWTNVNGAPKTMTFDAHAPVGKKVGMGLSVIADEIGPAKEQNIYADFSYTLTTSDEGRLAFGLKGGVTLLNVNLLDVVLPQTATGDDPLFDENINDAFPNIGAGVYYYNDKWYAGFSVPNIMKSEHLDKDNVNTKASEEVHYFLTTGYVFDLSSTLKFKPSVLVKGVTGAPVSFDINANFLMYDRFELGASYRYQDAVSILFNFGVTRAFRIGYAYDYTISEFSNANTGGSHEIILLYDIDFTKKNLKSPRFF
- a CDS encoding OmpA family protein, with the translated sequence MKNVIALLCLMFSGFLITAQTTPGLYTVKNLDINTKESDFGTAFLGKEKVIFAAPTTNTMIVKKTWKENGQQFLDLYTGLITDDRQVIQKKRMPGDVNTKYHEAGVAVSKDLKTIYYTANNFYEKKYLTDSSGVNNLQLFRASLSVDGKWTEKEKIPFNHVEYSIGHPALNHEDNKLYFVSDMPGGYGQTDIYVVDINEDGSFSEPRNLGPRINTEGREMFPYIGKDNILYFSSDTHPGYGKLDVFASKIFDRTVSMPLNLEEPVNSIEDDFAFIIDDDKDRGFFSSNRDEGKGDDDIYSFLADPGLHIYCGQDITVNVRSEASGEIVAGATIELRNESGEVIETVTAGPDGSYTFDSTLCDKPYTVFATNKGFLNAERSIRTLNDIDQEAYVVNLNLPAQFVSNKVNINTIYFDFDKYDIRPDAAKELDKVVQVMNEYPELLIEAGSHTDSRGKDKYNMKLSEKRAKATVDYIVSKGIDASRITYQGYGETQLVNECANGVKCSSEAHQLNRRTEFKIANESGFELVPSPQE